The following proteins are co-located in the Anaerolineae bacterium genome:
- a CDS encoding diacylglycerol kinase family lipid kinase translates to MQTRLIVNPTSDQGRTLTLLPEINKALQQLEVDFDMVKTECPGHATTLAQQAVAAGYERVVAVGGDGTCNEIANGLLLAAQQGRSASLGLIPSGSGNDWACYLDIPLDLTQACAIIKNGSEHLLDVGRVTVDGQSRIFVNVVGLGFDAEVAVDTKQARRLHGFAMYLWSVFRVLLFGQWPYQARFSFNGQMQQQPLTLFTVGNGTRSGGGFYLTPDASMDDGLFDLCYAPGLSRLTLLNLLPKTLNGTHVGHPAVTIARAANVEVFVEQGIPGHVDGEILCLAGRHFNFEILPAALQVWK, encoded by the coding sequence ATGCAGACCAGACTCATTGTAAACCCAACCTCGGACCAGGGCCGTACCTTGACTCTGCTCCCGGAAATAAACAAGGCTTTACAACAACTGGAAGTGGATTTTGATATGGTTAAAACCGAGTGCCCCGGCCATGCCACCACTCTGGCCCAACAAGCAGTGGCCGCCGGTTATGAGCGAGTGGTGGCGGTGGGCGGCGACGGCACCTGCAACGAGATTGCCAACGGGCTGCTCCTGGCGGCGCAACAGGGTCGGTCGGCCAGCCTGGGGCTTATTCCCAGCGGCTCCGGCAACGATTGGGCCTGTTATTTAGACATTCCCCTTGACCTGACCCAAGCTTGCGCCATTATCAAAAACGGTTCGGAACACCTGCTTGATGTGGGCCGGGTGACCGTAGACGGGCAGTCTCGGATCTTTGTGAATGTGGTGGGCCTGGGTTTTGACGCCGAAGTGGCCGTGGATACCAAACAGGCCAGGCGATTGCATGGTTTTGCCATGTACCTATGGAGCGTTTTTAGAGTGCTGCTTTTTGGCCAATGGCCCTACCAGGCCCGGTTTTCCTTCAACGGCCAAATGCAGCAGCAGCCCCTGACCCTTTTTACCGTAGGCAACGGCACTCGCTCCGGGGGAGGTTTTTACCTGACGCCCGACGCCAGCATGGATGACGGTTTGTTTGATCTGTGTTACGCCCCGGGCCTGTCCCGGTTGACCCTGTTGAATCTGCTGCCCAAAACTCTCAACGGCACGCACGTGGGCCATCCCGCCGTGACGATAGCTCGCGCCGCCAACGTAGAGGTTTTTGTGGAGCAGGGCATTCCCGGCCACGTTGATGGTGAGATTTTATGCCTTGCCGGACGTCATTTTAACTTTGAAATCTTACCCGCCGCCCTGCAAGTTTGGAAATAA
- a CDS encoding glycerol-3-phosphate acyltransferase, producing MMSLYLQFISAGLAAYLIGSFPTGVVFSKLKGGPDVRYHGSGNIGGTNTMRLMGFWSGAAVTVIDALKGLMAWAVAYLTTQGNPWALPLAGTMAVVGHCWPIYTRLHGGMGLATAGALILILSPLTIALAIPVWAFFYMVIFKKKYSPRCVILTIPVAIILSLLFIPLAAKVQWLFILLAVILVIRHLPEWNRVE from the coding sequence ATGATGAGCCTTTATCTTCAGTTTATCAGCGCCGGCCTGGCCGCGTATTTAATTGGTTCTTTTCCTACCGGCGTGGTGTTTTCTAAATTGAAGGGTGGGCCTGATGTTCGCTATCATGGCAGCGGCAATATTGGCGGCACCAATACCATGCGGTTAATGGGATTTTGGAGCGGCGCTGCGGTAACGGTAATTGACGCCTTAAAAGGACTTATGGCCTGGGCGGTGGCCTACTTGACCACGCAGGGAAATCCTTGGGCTTTGCCGCTGGCCGGAACAATGGCCGTTGTCGGGCACTGCTGGCCAATTTACACCCGCTTGCACGGGGGTATGGGCCTGGCCACGGCCGGGGCGTTGATTCTCATTTTGTCGCCGCTAACCATTGCGCTGGCTATTCCGGTGTGGGCTTTTTTTTATATGGTGATTTTTAAGAAAAAATACTCGCCTCGCTGCGTTATCCTCACCATTCCGGTGGCGATCATCCTTTCGCTGCTTTTTATCCCCCTGGCCGCAAAGGTGCAGTGGTTATTTATTTTACTCGCCGTCATTTTAGTCATCCGCCATTTGCCAGAGTGGAACCGTGTTGAGTAA
- a CDS encoding response regulator, protein MPKRVLIVDDDKEILMMLEFALKKLGPEYQVVTAMGSVEALELVEKSEPFNLVVTDYVMKEITGVDLARAVRRISPTTPVVLMTAYGTKRLRATTESLGFDGYLDKPFTVQKIRGIVKQMVEEPIRTRPDMPLPEVPEPGEDLRDHLKALQVNANARCVVLLRADGYLVDAVGDTRNLSIPNISALIAANFMSAGELGNLLGNQKVFKSSFHEGEGYNVYTYDVNGAFLLAVVFDANRKPGVVWFYTKQMATAIAPLLSKRKQTD, encoded by the coding sequence ATGCCCAAACGTGTTTTGATTGTAGACGACGACAAAGAAATATTGATGATGCTAGAGTTCGCCCTCAAAAAGTTGGGGCCGGAGTATCAGGTGGTCACGGCCATGGGCAGTGTTGAGGCTTTGGAGTTAGTTGAAAAATCGGAACCGTTTAATCTGGTGGTCACCGATTACGTAATGAAAGAAATTACCGGCGTTGACCTAGCCCGCGCCGTGCGCCGTATCTCGCCCACCACCCCGGTGGTGTTGATGACGGCGTATGGCACCAAGCGGTTGCGAGCCACTACGGAGTCGTTGGGTTTTGACGGCTACCTGGACAAACCTTTTACCGTGCAGAAAATTCGGGGCATTGTCAAACAAATGGTTGAAGAGCCTATCCGCACCAGGCCAGACATGCCTCTGCCGGAAGTGCCCGAACCGGGCGAGGATCTCCGCGATCATTTGAAGGCCCTACAAGTTAACGCTAATGCGCGGTGCGTTGTTTTGCTCCGGGCGGATGGTTATCTGGTGGATGCGGTCGGAGATACCAGAAATTTATCAATCCCCAATATCAGCGCCTTGATTGCGGCCAATTTTATGTCGGCCGGAGAGTTGGGCAATTTGCTGGGCAATCAGAAGGTGTTCAAATCCAGCTTTCATGAGGGGGAAGGTTATAATGTGTACACTTACGACGTTAACGGGGCGTTTCTGTTGGCCGTAGTTTTTGATGCCAACCGTAAGCCCGGCGTGGTTTGGTTTTACACCAAGCAGATGGCCACCGCCATTGCGCCCCTGCTGTCCAAGAGAAAACAGACAGATTAA
- a CDS encoding SDR family oxidoreductase codes for MDLTDKVALITGSAKRVGKTLALALAGQGCHLVVHYGNSAEVAQKTVAEIKALGRRAWAVSADLNNEAAVNTLVPFALQQAGRLDILINNASIFPPEDFLSADSATWDRNMMINLKAPFLLSQAFARALPKDRPGKIINLLDAIALRPQNHHFSYTISKVGLEGLTKAMAHALAKHNIQVNGIALGAILPNVNDDPATFERLAKRIPLNRTGSPEEVVKAMLYLLKDGDYVTGEIICVDGGRHLV; via the coding sequence ATGGACCTGACAGACAAAGTTGCGCTTATCACCGGCAGCGCCAAACGGGTGGGCAAAACCCTGGCCCTGGCCCTGGCCGGGCAGGGCTGCCACCTGGTGGTGCATTATGGAAATTCCGCAGAGGTGGCCCAGAAAACCGTGGCCGAAATAAAGGCCCTGGGCCGGCGGGCCTGGGCTGTCTCAGCCGACTTGAACAACGAAGCCGCCGTCAATACCCTGGTCCCCTTTGCCCTGCAACAAGCAGGCCGGTTGGACATTCTGATCAATAACGCCTCCATCTTTCCCCCGGAGGATTTTCTCAGCGCCGACTCCGCTACCTGGGACCGCAATATGATGATCAACCTCAAAGCGCCTTTTTTGCTCAGCCAGGCTTTTGCCCGCGCCCTGCCCAAAGACCGGCCCGGCAAAATCATCAATTTGCTGGATGCCATCGCCCTGCGCCCCCAGAATCATCATTTTTCCTACACTATTAGCAAAGTGGGCCTGGAGGGGTTGACCAAAGCGATGGCCCACGCCCTGGCCAAACACAATATTCAGGTCAACGGCATCGCCCTGGGAGCCATTTTGCCCAATGTCAATGACGACCCGGCCACGTTTGAGCGCCTGGCCAAACGTATTCCCCTGAACCGTACCGGCTCCCCCGAAGAAGTGGTAAAGGCTATGCTCTACTTGCTTAAAGATGGCGACTACGTGACCGGCGAAATCATTTGCGTGGATGGAGGGCGGCATTTGGTGTGA
- a CDS encoding LL-diaminopimelate aminotransferase: MVQRNKNIAKLQAGYLFPEISRRCRALLEKNPAAKIISLGIGNTTKPLTPHLVDALKKAALGLGTPEGYSGYDDDAKGQELLQNLKTRLAEKWYHGLVGPNEVFISDGAKCDCGRLQVLFGAEVSVAVQDPAYPVYVDGSVIAGATGSYDRERGLFNNIVYMRCAPENNFFPNLAGLPPTDLIYFCSPNNPTGAVSNKTQLQALVDFARQNKSIIIFDAAYAAFVRDEALPKSIFEIEGSRAVAIEVNSFSKPIGFTGVRLGWTVVPQELTFDDGSPVMNDWRRVTSTLFNGASNLAQYGGLAALDDEGMAEMQQTVGYYMENARLIKQALAELGITTYGGVNSPYVWAEFPGRNSWEVFAEMLEKAHVVTTPGVGFGPAGESFIRFSAFGHREDIIEATRRLKEKL; the protein is encoded by the coding sequence ATGGTGCAACGAAACAAAAACATAGCCAAATTACAGGCGGGCTATCTTTTCCCGGAGATCAGCCGCCGGTGCAGAGCCTTGCTGGAAAAAAATCCCGCCGCCAAAATTATCAGCCTGGGCATCGGCAACACCACTAAACCTTTGACGCCCCACCTGGTTGACGCTTTAAAAAAGGCCGCCCTGGGGCTGGGCACGCCGGAAGGTTACTCAGGCTATGACGACGACGCCAAAGGCCAGGAGTTATTGCAAAACCTTAAAACCAGGCTGGCCGAAAAGTGGTACCACGGCCTGGTTGGCCCCAACGAAGTGTTTATCTCCGACGGGGCCAAGTGCGATTGCGGGCGGCTCCAGGTTTTGTTTGGGGCGGAGGTGTCGGTGGCGGTGCAGGACCCGGCCTACCCGGTTTATGTGGACGGCAGCGTCATCGCCGGGGCCACAGGGTCTTATGACCGGGAGCGGGGTTTGTTCAATAACATCGTTTACATGCGCTGCGCCCCGGAAAACAATTTTTTCCCAAACCTGGCCGGCCTGCCTCCCACGGATTTGATCTATTTTTGCTCGCCCAACAATCCCACGGGCGCGGTGTCAAACAAAACCCAATTGCAGGCGTTGGTTGACTTTGCCCGCCAAAACAAATCCATTATCATCTTCGACGCGGCCTATGCCGCCTTTGTGCGAGACGAGGCTCTACCCAAATCCATTTTTGAGATTGAAGGCAGCCGGGCCGTGGCTATTGAAGTCAACTCTTTCTCCAAACCCATTGGTTTTACCGGCGTGCGGCTTGGCTGGACGGTAGTGCCCCAGGAATTGACTTTTGATGACGGCTCACCCGTGATGAACGATTGGCGCCGGGTGACCAGCACCCTGTTCAATGGCGCCTCCAACCTGGCCCAGTACGGCGGCCTGGCTGCCCTTGATGACGAGGGTATGGCCGAAATGCAACAAACCGTGGGCTATTACATGGAAAATGCCCGGCTCATCAAACAAGCCCTGGCCGAATTGGGGATTACCACTTACGGCGGCGTCAACTCTCCCTATGTTTGGGCTGAATTTCCGGGGAGAAATTCCTGGGAGGTGTTTGCGGAAATGTTGGAAAAGGCCCACGTTGTAACCACGCCGGGCGTTGGTTTTGGCCCGGCCGGGGAGAGTTTTATCCGTTTCAGCGCCTTTGGCCACCGGGAAGATATTATTGAAGCAACCCGAAGATTAAAAGAAAAACTTTAA
- a CDS encoding diaminopimelate decarboxylase, which produces MSKTLPFTKEQIIELTQRFPTPFHIYDEKAIRDNARRFKKVFSGVHGFKEYFAVKALPNPFILKILAEEGFGADCSSLPELLLSEKVGLRGEDIMFSSNDTPAQEYQKAKALGAIINLDDLSHIEFLERHAGLPELLCFRYNPGPLRKGNVIIGHPQEAKYGFTRQQLFEGYRMIKAKGVKRFGLHTMVASNELENEYFVETARMLLDLVVEISTEIGINFDFINMGGGIGIPYRPTEAPVSYEKIADGVSQVYEETIHRHNLQPPKVYLECGRVITGPYGYLVSTVLHKKNTYKTFVGLDASMANLMRPALYGAYHHLTVLGKENYPPTRQYDVTGSLCENNDKFAIDRMLPEIEIGDIVAIHDTGAHGYSMGFNYNGKLRSAELLLRENGEVVQIRRAETPADYFATLDFGRFETFRV; this is translated from the coding sequence ATGTCCAAAACACTGCCTTTTACCAAAGAACAGATCATCGAGTTAACCCAAAGATTCCCCACGCCTTTTCACATTTACGATGAAAAGGCGATCCGGGACAATGCCCGCCGGTTCAAAAAAGTTTTTAGCGGCGTTCACGGCTTTAAAGAATATTTTGCGGTGAAGGCCCTGCCCAATCCCTTTATTTTGAAAATCCTGGCCGAAGAAGGTTTTGGCGCGGATTGTAGCTCTTTGCCGGAATTGCTGCTTTCGGAAAAAGTGGGGCTGCGGGGAGAGGATATTATGTTCTCCTCTAACGACACCCCGGCTCAAGAATACCAAAAGGCCAAAGCGTTGGGCGCCATTATCAATCTGGACGACCTCAGCCACATCGAATTTCTGGAACGGCACGCCGGCCTGCCTGAATTGCTCTGTTTTAGGTACAACCCCGGTCCCTTAAGAAAAGGCAATGTCATTATCGGCCACCCCCAAGAAGCCAAATACGGCTTTACTCGCCAGCAGCTTTTTGAAGGGTACCGGATGATCAAAGCCAAAGGCGTTAAACGTTTTGGCCTGCACACCATGGTGGCTTCAAACGAGTTGGAAAATGAATACTTTGTGGAAACGGCCCGGATGTTGCTGGATTTGGTAGTGGAAATCTCCACTGAGATTGGTATCAACTTTGACTTCATCAACATGGGCGGCGGCATTGGCATCCCCTACCGGCCCACCGAGGCTCCTGTTTCTTACGAAAAGATTGCCGATGGTGTCAGCCAGGTCTACGAAGAAACCATTCACCGGCATAATTTACAGCCCCCCAAAGTGTACCTGGAGTGCGGGCGGGTGATTACCGGGCCTTACGGTTACCTGGTATCCACCGTGCTGCACAAAAAAAATACGTACAAAACTTTTGTTGGTCTGGATGCGAGCATGGCCAATTTGATGCGTCCGGCCCTTTACGGCGCGTATCACCATCTTACGGTTTTGGGCAAAGAAAACTACCCCCCCACGCGCCAGTACGATGTTACCGGCTCGTTGTGCGAGAACAATGATAAGTTTGCCATTGACCGGATGCTGCCGGAAATTGAGATTGGCGACATTGTGGCCATTCACGATACCGGCGCGCACGGGTATTCGATGGGTTTTAACTACAACGGCAAACTCCGTTCCGCCGAACTGCTGCTGCGGGAAAACGGCGAAGTGGTGCAAATCCGCCGGGCCGAAACCCCCGCCGATTATTTTGCTACGCTCGATTTTGGACGGTTTGAAACCTTCAGGGTATGA
- a CDS encoding aspartate-semialdehyde dehydrogenase, producing MKQLRVGIMGATGVVGQNLISVLHKRNFPLDTLRLYASERSEGKTLATPFGAITVENADQVDYGQLDMAFFAIGGGWPQENAPKAAAAGCVVIDNSSTFRYHEHVPLVIPEINPQAIGNAPLIANPNCTTAVAAIPLWIIHQHYRLKKVIIATYQATSGAGNQGMVELEAETRKVLSGETPGHNTFVHPIPFNLIPHIDSFQENGYTREEMKVVWETRKIFGDNTIPISCTCVRIPTMRAHAESIVVETKRPINPADVRKLFAAANGLEVKDDLERNVYPMPLTASEKFDVEVGRIRQNLIYGEHSLEFFVCGDQLLKGAALNAVQIGELIVEQRFLD from the coding sequence ATGAAACAACTACGTGTTGGCATTATGGGCGCCACCGGCGTGGTGGGGCAAAATCTGATTAGCGTGTTGCATAAGCGCAACTTTCCCCTTGACACCCTTCGGTTGTACGCTTCGGAACGGTCCGAAGGCAAAACTCTGGCTACCCCCTTTGGGGCCATTACCGTAGAAAATGCCGATCAGGTGGATTACGGCCAACTGGATATGGCCTTTTTTGCCATTGGTGGGGGCTGGCCCCAAGAAAATGCGCCTAAAGCGGCAGCGGCGGGCTGCGTGGTTATAGACAACTCGTCCACCTTTCGCTACCACGAGCACGTGCCGCTGGTCATCCCGGAGATCAATCCGCAAGCCATTGGCAACGCGCCCCTGATCGCCAACCCCAACTGCACCACGGCTGTGGCCGCCATTCCCCTGTGGATCATCCATCAGCATTACCGGCTCAAAAAAGTGATCATCGCCACCTACCAGGCCACCAGTGGAGCAGGTAACCAGGGTATGGTCGAACTGGAAGCCGAAACGCGCAAAGTGTTGAGCGGCGAAACTCCCGGCCACAACACCTTTGTCCACCCCATTCCCTTTAACCTGATTCCACACATTGATTCCTTCCAGGAAAATGGTTATACCCGGGAAGAGATGAAAGTAGTGTGGGAAACGCGCAAAATCTTTGGCGATAACACCATCCCCATCTCCTGCACCTGCGTCCGTATTCCCACCATGCGCGCCCACGCCGAAAGCATTGTGGTGGAAACCAAACGACCCATTAATCCCGCCGATGTGCGCAAACTGTTTGCCGCAGCCAACGGCCTTGAAGTAAAAGACGACCTTGAGCGCAACGTTTACCCCATGCCGTTGACTGCCAGCGAAAAATTTGACGTAGAAGTGGGCCGTATCCGGCAAAACCTGATCTACGGCGAGCACAGCCTGGAGTTTTTTGTTTGCGGCGACCAATTGCTCAAGGGCGCGGCCCTGAACGCCGTGCAGATTGGCGAACTCATTGTTGAGCAAAGGTTCTTGGATTAA
- a CDS encoding 4-hydroxy-tetrahydrodipicolinate synthase, translated as MFRGVFTAIVTPFNEDESVDEVALKNLIDFNIENGVSGLVPCGTTGESPTLSHEEHDLVIDLVVRHVNGRVPVIGGTGSNSTREAIRLTQHAESVGVDAALLVNPYYNKPTQEGLYRHFKAIADSVSIPCIVYNIKSRTAVNVETPTLLRLIRDCDNIAGVKEASGDIGQIRDVIKQSPAAFSVLSGDDNITLDLIKAGGDGVISVASNFIPARMSRLVELALVGNWAEAEQLNRELTPLFEAEFVETNPIPIKYMLYRAGMCREIYRLPMCELQPENRDKVDAVLVEMGLLEQLEPVIA; from the coding sequence ATGTTTAGAGGCGTTTTTACCGCAATTGTCACCCCTTTCAATGAAGATGAGAGCGTGGACGAAGTAGCCCTGAAAAACTTAATAGACTTTAATATTGAAAACGGCGTTTCCGGCCTGGTGCCCTGCGGCACCACCGGCGAAAGCCCCACCCTCTCCCACGAGGAACACGACCTGGTGATTGACCTGGTGGTGCGGCACGTCAATGGTCGCGTGCCCGTTATCGGCGGCACCGGCTCAAACAGCACCAGAGAGGCTATCCGCCTTACCCAGCACGCAGAGTCGGTGGGCGTGGATGCGGCGTTGCTGGTCAATCCCTATTACAACAAACCTACCCAGGAAGGGCTTTATCGGCATTTTAAGGCCATCGCCGACAGCGTGAGTATTCCCTGCATTGTTTACAATATCAAGAGCCGCACCGCGGTCAATGTGGAAACCCCAACCCTGCTGCGGCTGATCCGCGATTGCGACAACATTGCCGGCGTTAAAGAGGCTTCCGGCGATATAGGCCAGATCCGGGACGTCATCAAGCAAAGCCCGGCGGCATTTAGCGTGCTTAGCGGCGACGACAACATTACCCTGGACCTGATCAAGGCCGGCGGCGATGGGGTTATCTCTGTGGCCAGTAACTTTATCCCGGCCCGGATGTCCCGGCTGGTTGAGTTAGCCCTGGTCGGAAACTGGGCCGAGGCGGAGCAACTGAACCGGGAGTTGACGCCACTTTTTGAGGCCGAATTTGTCGAAACCAATCCTATTCCGATAAAATATATGCTCTACCGGGCCGGCATGTGCCGTGAAATTTACCGCCTGCCTATGTGCGAGCTGCAACCGGAAAACAGAGACAAGGTTGACGCGGTTCTGGTTGAGATGGGCTTACTTGAACAATTAGAGCCGGTAATTGCTTGA
- the dapB gene encoding 4-hydroxy-tetrahydrodipicolinate reductase, which yields MTNLALIGYGKMGKIIETLATEKGHHIVAIVDPYAEGCYKKITQEAISGAEVCLDFTHPQVVVNNIRQIAALGKKMVIGTTGWYEQLDEVKQVVEANRVGLIWSGNFSLGVNALFRLVAYAARVFNNLPDYDVLGHEFHHRHKADSPSGTAAMLGQILLDHLERKQKLVYNKLDRKIEPDELHFSSSRGGAIPGTHLVMFDSPVDTIEIKHTARGREGFAAGALLAAEFIQTKTGFYHINDLMDTLV from the coding sequence ATGACAAACTTGGCGCTTATCGGTTACGGCAAAATGGGAAAAATCATCGAAACCCTGGCTACGGAAAAGGGGCACCACATTGTGGCCATTGTTGACCCTTACGCCGAAGGCTGTTATAAAAAAATCACGCAGGAGGCAATTTCAGGGGCGGAGGTTTGCCTGGATTTCACTCACCCGCAAGTGGTGGTGAACAACATCCGGCAGATCGCCGCCCTGGGTAAGAAGATGGTCATTGGCACCACCGGCTGGTACGAGCAACTGGATGAGGTAAAACAGGTCGTCGAGGCCAACCGGGTGGGTCTGATCTGGTCTGGCAATTTTTCTCTTGGCGTCAATGCCCTTTTCAGGCTGGTGGCGTATGCGGCCAGGGTTTTCAACAACCTGCCTGATTACGATGTATTGGGGCACGAATTTCACCACAGGCACAAGGCCGACTCGCCCTCGGGCACAGCCGCTATGCTGGGCCAGATTCTGCTGGACCATCTTGAGCGCAAACAAAAGCTGGTTTACAACAAACTCGACCGGAAAATAGAGCCGGACGAGTTGCACTTTTCCAGCAGCCGCGGCGGGGCCATCCCCGGCACGCACCTGGTGATGTTTGACAGCCCGGTGGACACCATAGAGATCAAACACACGGCCCGTGGCCGGGAAGGTTTTGCCGCCGGCGCGCTGCTGGCCGCGGAGTTCATCCAGACTAAAACCGGTTTTTACCATATCAATGATTTAATGGATACATTAGTGTAA